The Geothrix sp. DNA segment GCGGCCAGGCCCAGCAGCGAGGTCGCATTGTGGCCCGGAAAGCTCAGCGCGCGACTCATGGGAAGCGCGGCCAGCGACAGGAGGACCAGCGGCACCAGCCAGGCCCGCTGGGAACCCAGGCGATCCACGAGGAAGTGGTGCAGGTGGCTGCGGTCCGCATGGCCCAGGGGCACCCGCTTCCACTTGCGGACCGACACCACCAGGGTGACGTCCACGGCGGGATAGGCGAACACCCAGAGCATGAGGTTCGCGTTGGCCACGGCGAAGGCCTTGGCCGTCAACACGGCGAACAGCGTGCCCAGCATCAGGCTCCCGCAATCGCCCAGGAAATGGCGGGCCTTGGGGTAGTTGAGGAGCAGGACGGCCATCACGCCACCGAACAGGAAGCCACCGGAGGGCGCGTGCCCCAGGACCAGGCCGAACAGGGAGAGCAGCAGCAGGCTGTACCCCATGGAGAGCCCATTCAGCCCATCGATCAGGTTGTAGGCCTGGGGAATGGACCAGAACCAGAGGGTGAGCAGCGTGACCGTCACCAGGGGGTGGTCAGGCAGGGACAGCCCGAGAAAGTGGATGCGGGTCGTCAGCTGGCTCAGCTCGGGTGCCATGTCGACAGCCAGGAGCAGGGCGATGCCAAGCCCGCAGATGGCCTTGTAGCGCGAGCGCAGGTTCAGGCGGTCGTCCAGGAAGCCCATCAGGGCCATGCCATGCACCGCGGCCCATTCCACCCGGTCGATGGGCAGCGGGCACTTCCCGAGCGCCAGCAGGCCCGTCAGCAGGATCCAGAGCGCCAGCCCGGCGGTCAGGGCCGTGGGCGCCCGGTGCTGCTTCCGCGGATCGGGATGGTCGGTCCAGCCCAGGGGCGCGACCCAGCGGATGCAGGCCAACGAGATCACGAAGGTGATCGCGGCGCCGATCCCGACACAGATGAGCGTTGAATCCTGGAAAGACGGCATGGAGGTGCCCCAAAGTCTATGGGGTGGCGTGGAAGAGTTCGAACCAACGGACCCGGCCTGGAGGGGCGGGGGTTGAGTCGGGAAAAGAACAATTGGAAGACCCCATCATCCAGTCTCCACATAAGGATGGGCAAGTAAAATTCCGGTAATGAGGACTGACAAGTTGTTTTGAATATGGGAACGGCTTCCGGCGTTTATTTCTCATCGGCAGCCTTCGGCGGGAGTCCAGTTTCGTGCTCCGGCCTCCCGGGATTCGGCGTCGGGCGGAATTCGCGGTAGGATGAATCTGCCGATTTTCACCTGCTCCCCTTCGGCGGCGACCTCTGCAGGAAGCCCACCTCCCCCTCCTGATCCAGGACTCGGCGGACGGGTTTCATGGAGCGATCGCAGGAGACCCGGGTCGGTACCCGGGATCTGGGGGAGCCACCGCGGGCCCGAGGGCCCGGGAGACTGCATGAACGCTTTGAAATTCAACCCCACCACCGTTTCGGTGGACCTGGGCGGAACGCCCATCTCCATTGAGACTGGCCGCATCGCCAAGCAGGCCCACGGCGCCGTCGTGGTCCGCCAGGGCGACACCATGGTCCTCGTGGCCGTGTGCTACGGCACCCCCCGCGAAGGCATCGACTTCTTCCCCCTCACCGTGGACTACCGCGAGCCCGTGCTGGCCGCGGGCAAGATCCCCGGCGGCTGGTTCAAGCGCGAGGGCCGTCCCACCACCAAGGAAACCCTCACCAGCCGGCTCATCGACCGTCCCCTGCGTCCCCTCTTCGAAGAGGGCTACAACGGCGACACCATGGTCACCGCCCAGGTGCTCAGCTACGACGGCCAGCACGCCCCTGAGGTGCTCGCCATGGTGGGCGCCTCCGCGGCCCTCATCATCAGCGAGATCCCCTTCGTGAACCCCGTGGGCGGCGTCCGCGTGGGCCGCGTCAACGGCCAG contains these protein-coding regions:
- a CDS encoding glycosyltransferase family 4 protein encodes the protein MPSFQDSTLICVGIGAAITFVISLACIRWVAPLGWTDHPDPRKQHRAPTALTAGLALWILLTGLLALGKCPLPIDRVEWAAVHGMALMGFLDDRLNLRSRYKAICGLGIALLLAVDMAPELSQLTTRIHFLGLSLPDHPLVTVTLLTLWFWSIPQAYNLIDGLNGLSMGYSLLLLSLFGLVLGHAPSGGFLFGGVMAVLLLNYPKARHFLGDCGSLMLGTLFAVLTAKAFAVANANLMLWVFAYPAVDVTLVVSVRKWKRVPLGHADRSHLHHFLVDRLGSQRAWLVPLVLLSLAALPMSRALSFPGHNATSLLGLAALVFLALTAFRDRVDPAKVAVPLRPLKDLEQASGPNQVA